A genomic stretch from Neodiprion fabricii isolate iyNeoFabr1 chromosome 3, iyNeoFabr1.1, whole genome shotgun sequence includes:
- the LOC124178766 gene encoding transmembrane protein 70 homolog, mitochondrial: MAFLISQCVFGSMKRSIHKITRLRCTLTDIKSGVAENKKFLPSLQQSCKFTSESNTQFDNKRISETEKIYQGSLTTQVRSVKFFTLVTSITGIISQPMLYAKIEEIGVTPVIVSVGAFYGFFVLISPLLIHLVTKRYVTQVEYNSKEDYYTAYTYTLFLRQKKIQFTPDDVKVPAIPAMLTTLVVKDNPLFLDPKLFEDINHYKRIMGYDKPLDFSLDSESKDEKK, translated from the exons ATGGCATTTTTAATAAGCCAATGTGTATTCGGAAGCATGAAGAGATCGATACACAAAATAACGCGACTGAGATGTACATTAACGGACATAAAATCCGGCGTTGCCGAAAATAAG AAATTTTTACCCAGTTTACAACAGTCATGTAAGTTCACGTCAGAAAGTAACACGCAGTTTGATAACAAGCGGATAtcagaaactgaaaaaatttatcaaggTTCTTTGACGACACAAGTCAGATCAGTTAAATTCTTTACACTTGTCACCTCGATCACCGGTATAATTTCGCAGCCAATGCTTTATGCTAAGATTGAAGAAATAGGCGTCACACCTGTAATTGTTAGCGTTGGAGCATTCTATGGGTTCTTTGTACTGATATCTCCATTATTGATACACCTGGTAACCAAACGGTATGTTACTCAAGTAGAATACAACTCCAAAGAGGATTACTATACCGCATATACGTACACCTTATTTCTACGACAAAAAAAG ATTCAGTTTACACCAGACGATGTTAAGGTCCCAGCAATTCCAGCCATGCTGACAACCCTTGTGGTGAAGGACAATCCATTGTTCCTAGATCCAAAATTGTTCGAGGATATAAACCATTACAAGAGGATAATGGGATATGATAAGCCATTAGATTTTTCCCTAGATTCAGAGTCTAAAGatgagaagaaataa